One segment of Acidimicrobiales bacterium DNA contains the following:
- a CDS encoding GTP-binding protein produces the protein MDDPYTDTVAPWDGRRVPVTLLGGYLGAGKTTVINAVLAKTDRPIAVLVNDVGAVNIDASLVRKRHGDTIELTDGCVCCSLAGGLAAAFDDLRARPEPPDHVILELSGVADPDRVAPWAGSDGFRLDGVVVLVDSEQFVERLEDPATGPSVRRQIEAADLFVLSKLDLASADDRRATETALAELAPAVPILDAADAVATASFLDLGTRRPGGVADTPPPELFDAHDVHTQPVPQPIERADFETMIESLPASTLRAKGIAVTPDGTRLLAQVVGRRRLVTVLPDAERQPPTDLVVITPRR, from the coding sequence ATGGACGACCCCTACACAGACACCGTCGCGCCGTGGGACGGTCGCCGGGTGCCGGTCACCCTCCTGGGGGGCTACCTGGGCGCGGGCAAGACGACCGTGATCAACGCCGTGCTCGCGAAGACCGACCGCCCCATCGCGGTGCTCGTCAACGACGTCGGCGCGGTCAACATCGACGCGTCGCTGGTCCGGAAGCGCCACGGCGACACCATCGAACTCACCGACGGTTGCGTCTGCTGCAGCCTCGCCGGCGGCCTGGCCGCCGCCTTCGATGACCTGCGGGCGCGCCCGGAGCCACCCGATCACGTCATCCTCGAGCTGAGCGGTGTCGCCGACCCGGACCGGGTGGCCCCGTGGGCCGGCAGCGACGGCTTCCGGCTCGACGGTGTGGTCGTTCTCGTCGACAGCGAGCAGTTCGTCGAACGGCTCGAGGACCCGGCCACCGGGCCGTCGGTGCGCCGACAGATCGAAGCCGCCGATCTCTTCGTGCTGTCGAAGCTCGACCTCGCATCGGCCGACGATCGCCGTGCGACCGAGACGGCGTTGGCCGAACTCGCGCCGGCGGTACCGATCCTCGACGCCGCCGATGCCGTCGCCACCGCGTCGTTCCTCGACCTCGGCACCCGTCGCCCCGGGGGTGTGGCCGACACTCCCCCACCCGAACTGTTCGATGCCCACGACGTGCACACCCAACCTGTGCCCCAACCCATCGAGCGTGCCGATTTCGAGACGATGATCGAGTCCCTTCCGGCCTCGACGCTGCGGGCCAAGGGCATCGCCGTCACGCCCGACGGCACCCGCCTCCTCGCCCAGGTCGTCGGCCGCCGCCGACTCGTGACCGTGCTTCCCGATGCCGAACGGCAACCACCGACCGACCTCGTGGTGATCACCCCTCGCCGATAG
- a CDS encoding PilZ domain-containing protein — protein MVTSANQIDRLLPRHESVINLDLTWDVRMNRNLWKKEEVSAPATIRDISLEGALVQVESTHEHAVGDRITVRFRGHEGTAVVRHCREGEDNTLLYGVRFVPDPAFVDCLCDAVGEIRGHSAELRRAWQRPN, from the coding sequence ATGGTAACAAGCGCCAACCAGATCGATCGGCTCCTCCCCCGCCACGAATCGGTCATCAACCTCGACCTCACCTGGGACGTGCGGATGAACCGCAACCTCTGGAAGAAGGAAGAGGTCAGCGCGCCGGCCACGATCCGCGACATCTCGCTCGAGGGCGCGCTCGTCCAAGTCGAGAGCACGCACGAACACGCCGTCGGCGACCGCATCACGGTGCGGTTTCGCGGCCACGAGGGCACGGCTGTCGTTCGCCACTGCCGCGAGGGCGAGGACAACACCCTTCTCTACGGCGTGCGGTTTGTTCCCGACCCGGCCTTCGTCGACTGCCTCTGCGACGCCGTCGGCGAGATCCGAGGCCACTCGGCCGAGCTGCGCCGGGCCTGGCAACGCCCCAACTGA
- the nagA gene encoding N-acetylglucosamine-6-phosphate deacetylase, translating to MIDVVGARRLVTPDGIREDSAVHIEGGRIVAVEPCRGAPDVALLSPGFIDLQVNGHDDVDVATADATGWARLRRLVRGQGVTSWLPTLISAPPSVLARRLVDGAWTTESGDGPDTLGLHLEGPYLGEALGAHPDLRHEPIDTAWLAELPSWVRLMTIGPERAGAPEAIARLTARGIVCSLGHTTADAARTEAAVEAGASLFTHAFNASGRLHHREPGALGVALSDDRLCVSLIADGIHVDPRVLRIAWRAKGPSRVVLVTDATAWRAGRLADAGVELVDGAPRLPDGTLAGSALRMDEAVRYCVGVVGVDLFDALAAASANPARVLGLDDRGSITPGRRADLVALTDDLQVERTWVAGVAG from the coding sequence CTGATCGACGTCGTCGGCGCTCGGCGCCTGGTCACTCCCGACGGGATCCGCGAGGACTCGGCGGTCCACATCGAGGGCGGGCGCATCGTGGCGGTCGAACCCTGCCGGGGCGCGCCCGACGTGGCGCTGCTTTCGCCCGGGTTCATCGACCTCCAGGTCAACGGCCACGACGACGTCGACGTGGCGACCGCCGATGCGACGGGATGGGCGCGACTGCGCCGGCTCGTGCGCGGGCAGGGGGTCACCTCGTGGCTGCCGACCCTGATCTCGGCGCCGCCGTCGGTGCTGGCCCGGCGCCTGGTCGACGGAGCGTGGACGACCGAATCCGGTGACGGCCCCGACACGCTCGGGCTCCACCTCGAAGGTCCCTACCTCGGCGAAGCGCTCGGCGCCCACCCCGACCTCCGCCATGAACCGATCGACACGGCCTGGCTCGCCGAACTGCCCTCGTGGGTGCGGCTGATGACGATCGGCCCGGAGCGTGCCGGCGCCCCTGAGGCGATCGCCCGGCTGACCGCTCGGGGCATCGTCTGCTCTCTCGGCCACACGACCGCCGACGCGGCCCGGACCGAGGCCGCGGTAGAGGCAGGTGCATCGCTGTTCACCCATGCTTTCAACGCATCGGGCCGGCTGCATCACCGCGAGCCGGGTGCGCTGGGCGTCGCGCTCAGCGACGACCGGCTGTGTGTCTCGCTGATCGCCGACGGCATCCACGTCGACCCTCGGGTCCTGCGGATTGCGTGGCGGGCGAAGGGACCGAGCCGAGTCGTCCTGGTGACCGACGCGACCGCGTGGCGGGCCGGACGCCTCGCCGACGCGGGAGTCGAACTGGTCGACGGCGCGCCCCGGTTGCCCGACGGCACCCTTGCCGGCAGTGCACTGCGGATGGACGAGGCCGTGCGCTACTGCGTCGGGGTCGTCGGTGTCGATCTGTTCGATGCGCTGGCGGCAGCCTCGGCCAACCCGGCCCGCGTGCTCGGTCTCGACGACCGGGGGTCGATCACCCCCGGCCGTCGCGCTGATCTCGTCGCGTTGACCGATGACCTCCAGGTCGAGCGGACCTGGGTGGCCGGCGTGGCCGGATGA
- a CDS encoding SDR family NAD(P)-dependent oxidoreductase: MSWNVNDIPDQTGRVAVITGANGGLGLASAMALAGKGAHVVMAARDQAKAAKAHAEILFLHPDASLEIVELDLGSLASVAAAADQITAAHDRLDILMCNAGVMALPQGTTDDGFDTQMGINVLGHWALLAHLLPLVVATPGARVVTLSSAAQHMGRAVDPDDPHMREKFDEWRMYGQTKLAMRHLAVGLQAQFDQAGVAASALSAHPGLTNSDLQTTTQAHGGAGLMGAMSESLVKFTGMSTDRGALSQLRAATDPDAPGGGFYGPLFVTSGPPVRKPLVRPGSDDAVKALWRAAAEETGVDVDVRAALAASG; the protein is encoded by the coding sequence ATGAGCTGGAACGTCAACGACATCCCCGATCAAACCGGCAGGGTCGCAGTGATCACCGGCGCCAACGGCGGACTCGGCCTCGCGTCGGCCATGGCGCTCGCCGGCAAGGGCGCGCACGTCGTCATGGCCGCTCGAGACCAGGCCAAGGCGGCAAAGGCCCACGCCGAGATCCTGTTCCTCCACCCCGACGCCTCGCTGGAGATCGTCGAACTCGACCTCGGGTCGCTGGCCTCGGTCGCCGCCGCGGCCGACCAGATCACGGCCGCCCACGACCGACTCGACATCCTCATGTGCAACGCCGGCGTGATGGCGCTGCCGCAGGGGACCACCGACGACGGCTTCGACACGCAGATGGGCATCAACGTCCTCGGTCACTGGGCCCTGCTCGCACACCTGCTTCCGTTGGTCGTCGCCACGCCCGGGGCTCGGGTCGTGACGCTGTCGAGTGCTGCGCAGCACATGGGCCGAGCCGTCGACCCCGACGACCCCCACATGCGCGAGAAGTTCGACGAATGGCGGATGTACGGCCAGACCAAGCTCGCCATGCGGCACCTGGCCGTCGGGCTCCAGGCCCAGTTCGACCAGGCCGGGGTGGCGGCATCGGCGCTGTCAGCCCATCCCGGTCTGACGAACTCCGACCTCCAGACCACCACACAGGCCCATGGCGGCGCCGGCCTGATGGGCGCGATGTCCGAGAGTCTGGTGAAGTTCACGGGCATGTCGACGGACCGGGGAGCACTCAGCCAGCTGCGGGCCGCCACCGACCCCGACGCGCCGGGCGGCGGCTTCTACGGTCCGCTCTTCGTGACCAGCGGGCCTCCCGTGCGCAAGCCGCTCGTCCGTCCCGGCAGCGACGACGCAGTGAAGGCACTGTGGCGCGCCGCGGCCGAGGAGACGGGCGTGGACGTCGACGTGCGTGCCGCGCTGGCCGCCTCGGGTTGA
- a CDS encoding alpha/beta hydrolase: MTRPIRIGVLVALLITAIGTLWWMRDPTPVALTPAEVGATRFADVAYGPHDRNRFDVYVPEGAGPHPTVIWFHPGGWVHGDKAASMPVWDWTERGYAVVSVNYRYADDPDTVNDSVDDAIAAVRRIRTGQTEWDLDVDRMGIYGFSAGGHLAAMVGHAGGVDADLRVAAIAIAGAPTDFVALLDPAVPFFDGNRGPDVVVAVQDLLGCTSSPATCEARASAASPARLDPGPADLLVVHAANDHIVDVDQAHRLQAHLEAAGSPAQVVVVDEGGHSPLLEEGGIAEFFDERLLS; encoded by the coding sequence ATGACCCGCCCGATCAGGATCGGTGTGCTCGTCGCGCTGTTGATCACGGCGATCGGCACGCTGTGGTGGATGCGCGATCCGACGCCGGTCGCCCTCACCCCCGCCGAGGTCGGCGCCACGCGGTTCGCCGACGTCGCCTACGGCCCGCACGACCGCAACCGCTTCGATGTCTACGTCCCGGAGGGCGCGGGGCCCCATCCCACCGTCATCTGGTTCCATCCCGGCGGATGGGTGCACGGTGACAAGGCGGCGTCGATGCCGGTCTGGGATTGGACCGAACGGGGCTACGCCGTCGTCTCGGTGAACTATCGCTATGCCGACGATCCGGACACCGTGAACGACTCCGTCGACGACGCGATCGCGGCGGTACGGCGAATCCGAACCGGTCAAACCGAGTGGGACCTCGACGTCGACCGTATGGGGATCTACGGCTTCTCGGCCGGAGGCCACCTCGCCGCGATGGTCGGTCACGCGGGTGGTGTCGATGCCGACCTCCGCGTCGCCGCCATCGCCATCGCCGGGGCACCCACCGACTTCGTCGCGCTGCTCGATCCCGCGGTGCCGTTCTTCGACGGCAACCGGGGACCCGACGTCGTCGTCGCGGTACAGGACCTCCTCGGCTGCACCTCGTCGCCGGCGACGTGCGAGGCCCGTGCCTCGGCGGCGAGCCCCGCCCGCCTCGACCCCGGCCCGGCCGATCTCCTCGTGGTCCACGCAGCGAACGACCACATCGTCGATGTCGACCAGGCCCACCGGCTCCAGGCGCACCTGGAGGCCGCCGGCTCGCCGGCTCAGGTCGTCGTCGTCGACGAGGGCGGTCACTCACCACTCCTCGAGGAGGGCGGCATCGCCGAGTTCTTCGACGAGCGATTGCTCAGCTGA
- a CDS encoding NUDIX domain-containing protein: MSIGLLLYREFDGGLRVLLAHLGGPFWASKDAHAWTVPKGLEETLDSDLLAVAEREFAEEMGRPAPPGPTIDLGIVKAGRKTNRIYARAADFDASQILSNTFTLEWPPRSGKVEEFPEVDRAEWFPLDIARTKLVKGMLPFLERLEAAIGEG; encoded by the coding sequence ATGAGCATCGGACTTCTGCTGTATCGCGAGTTCGATGGCGGGCTCCGGGTGCTGCTCGCCCACCTGGGCGGGCCGTTCTGGGCGTCGAAGGATGCACACGCTTGGACCGTGCCGAAGGGGCTCGAGGAGACACTCGATTCGGACCTCCTGGCCGTTGCCGAACGCGAGTTCGCCGAGGAGATGGGCCGCCCGGCACCGCCCGGTCCGACGATCGATCTCGGGATCGTGAAGGCCGGCCGCAAGACCAATCGCATCTACGCACGAGCGGCCGACTTCGACGCGTCGCAGATCCTCAGCAACACCTTCACGCTCGAGTGGCCACCACGGTCCGGGAAGGTCGAGGAGTTCCCCGAGGTCGACCGGGCCGAGTGGTTCCCGCTCGACATCGCGCGGACGAAGCTGGTCAAGGGGATGCTGCCGTTCCTCGAACGGCTGGAAGCAGCTATCGGCGAGGGGTGA
- a CDS encoding acyltransferase: MTSTTRRQSAPRTPGDQWVPMGFVPGLDGIRAIAVIVVVFYHGGWFSFYGGFVGVDVFFTLSGFLITRLLIDEHHRRGGVSMKNFYIRRGLRLLPALFGLVAGVWLAAALLEMPILERDLTERSLWAVSYVANWHDVVTGSHSGPFKHLWSLSVEEQFYVVWPVIAVLLLRRGLRTVRWVAGTLAVVLALVTTWRHWNGASGFDIYFATHSHGAVLLFFGAWLGASVDLIARVGQDLGRQLTMIGVGGILAISFIPDRFGPLHAGLGYAPIAAVSAAVIVGAVADARPTPLTWAPMRQIGRSSYAIYLWHIPMFRITAAIAPDLDGRIRIIVGTAIAVVISHWLIERPALRLKHRWA, from the coding sequence GTGACGTCCACCACTCGCCGTCAGAGCGCGCCGCGCACGCCCGGCGACCAGTGGGTGCCGATGGGCTTCGTCCCCGGCCTCGACGGCATCCGCGCCATCGCCGTCATCGTGGTCGTCTTCTACCACGGCGGCTGGTTCAGCTTCTACGGCGGCTTCGTCGGCGTGGACGTGTTCTTCACCCTCAGCGGGTTCCTCATCACCCGGCTGCTGATCGACGAACACCACCGCCGCGGTGGCGTGTCGATGAAGAACTTCTACATCCGGCGGGGCCTGCGCCTGCTTCCCGCGCTCTTCGGACTCGTCGCCGGAGTCTGGCTCGCGGCGGCACTGCTCGAGATGCCGATCCTCGAACGCGACCTCACCGAACGGAGCCTGTGGGCGGTGTCGTACGTCGCCAACTGGCACGACGTCGTGACCGGAAGCCACAGCGGGCCGTTCAAGCACCTGTGGTCCCTCAGCGTCGAGGAGCAGTTCTACGTGGTGTGGCCGGTGATCGCGGTCCTCCTGCTTCGTCGGGGCCTGCGGACGGTCCGATGGGTGGCGGGAACGCTCGCCGTCGTGCTGGCCCTCGTCACCACCTGGCGCCACTGGAACGGCGCCTCCGGCTTCGACATCTACTTCGCCACCCACTCCCACGGCGCCGTGCTCCTGTTCTTCGGCGCCTGGTTGGGGGCGTCGGTCGATCTGATCGCTCGCGTCGGTCAGGACCTCGGCCGCCAACTCACCATGATCGGTGTGGGCGGCATCCTCGCGATCTCGTTCATCCCCGATCGGTTCGGCCCGCTTCACGCCGGCCTCGGCTACGCGCCGATCGCCGCCGTGTCGGCCGCAGTCATCGTCGGCGCAGTGGCCGACGCCCGGCCCACACCGCTCACCTGGGCCCCGATGCGCCAGATCGGCCGGTCGTCGTACGCCATCTATCTCTGGCACATTCCGATGTTCCGCATCACCGCGGCGATCGCGCCCGACCTCGACGGCCGGATCCGCATCATCGTGGGCACCGCCATCGCGGTCGTCATCTCGCACTGGCTGATCGAGCGACCCGCGCTGCGGCTGAAGCACCGCTGGGCGTGA
- a CDS encoding AMP-binding protein gives MPIIHTSPLPDVEIPVIPITEFVLRKTASHPDAVAITDGGSSSYTFDALREAIHRMAGGLQARGFGPGSVLGIMAPNVPEYAVAFHAVAVAGGTITTINPTYGAEEVRFQLQDAGATLLLTVPMFVDVARTAMEGTEVTDLYVMGEAEGATPMATLIGEAIEQVEVDPMTDVVVLPYSSGTTGLPKGVMLTHYNLVANIAQMEHVLEYGEGEAGLAALPFFHIYGMQVLMNGLIANGVRVVTMPRFDMADALALVQSEKITRFFAVPPMVLGLAKLPDVDNYDLSSLKQVFSGAAPLGAELAQEAAARIGCEVVQGYGMTELSPVSHASVEGKARPGTSGVAISNVECRIVDPVSGEDQPANERGELWVRGPMVMAGYLNNAEATAATIDADGWLHTGDVAIIDDDGNYSIVDRIKELIKYNGFQVPPAELEGLLITHPAIADVAVIGVPDDAAGELPKAFVTLAPGASLTLDEVQEFVGEHFVSYKQIRLLETIDTIPKSASGKILRRELRDREN, from the coding sequence ATGCCCATCATCCACACGAGTCCGTTGCCCGATGTCGAGATTCCGGTGATACCGATCACCGAGTTCGTCCTTCGCAAGACCGCGTCGCATCCCGATGCCGTCGCCATCACCGACGGCGGCTCGTCGTCCTACACCTTCGACGCGCTGCGCGAGGCCATCCATCGCATGGCGGGCGGACTCCAGGCCCGCGGATTCGGCCCCGGCTCCGTGCTCGGGATCATGGCGCCCAACGTGCCCGAATACGCCGTCGCGTTCCACGCCGTGGCGGTCGCCGGCGGCACGATCACCACGATCAACCCCACCTATGGTGCCGAGGAGGTCCGTTTTCAACTCCAGGACGCGGGTGCGACCTTGCTGCTGACCGTGCCGATGTTCGTCGACGTGGCTCGCACCGCGATGGAGGGCACCGAGGTCACCGACCTCTACGTGATGGGTGAGGCCGAAGGCGCCACCCCGATGGCAACGCTGATCGGCGAGGCGATCGAGCAGGTGGAGGTCGATCCGATGACCGACGTCGTCGTCCTGCCCTACTCGTCGGGCACCACCGGGTTGCCCAAGGGCGTCATGCTCACCCACTACAACCTGGTCGCCAACATCGCACAGATGGAGCACGTGCTCGAGTACGGGGAAGGCGAGGCCGGGCTGGCTGCGTTGCCGTTCTTCCACATCTACGGGATGCAGGTCCTGATGAACGGGCTCATCGCCAACGGCGTCCGTGTGGTCACCATGCCTCGGTTCGACATGGCCGACGCGCTGGCCCTGGTGCAGTCCGAGAAGATCACTCGCTTCTTCGCGGTGCCCCCGATGGTGCTCGGCCTGGCCAAGCTGCCCGACGTCGACAACTACGACCTCTCGTCCCTCAAGCAGGTTTTCTCGGGGGCGGCTCCCCTGGGTGCCGAACTCGCGCAGGAGGCGGCGGCGCGTATCGGTTGTGAGGTCGTGCAGGGCTACGGCATGACCGAGCTCAGCCCTGTCTCCCATGCCTCGGTCGAGGGCAAGGCCCGCCCGGGCACCAGTGGCGTTGCGATCTCCAACGTCGAGTGTCGGATCGTCGACCCCGTGTCGGGCGAGGACCAGCCGGCGAACGAGCGCGGCGAGCTCTGGGTCCGCGGACCGATGGTGATGGCGGGCTACCTCAACAACGCCGAGGCGACGGCGGCGACGATCGACGCCGACGGTTGGCTCCACACCGGCGATGTCGCCATCATCGACGACGACGGCAACTATTCGATCGTCGATCGCATCAAGGAACTCATCAAGTACAACGGCTTCCAGGTGCCGCCGGCCGAGCTCGAAGGGCTGCTGATCACCCACCCGGCCATCGCCGACGTCGCGGTGATCGGCGTGCCCGACGACGCGGCCGGCGAGCTGCCCAAGGCGTTCGTCACCCTCGCCCCGGGCGCCTCGCTCACCCTCGACGAGGTACAGGAGTTCGTCGGCGAACACTTCGTGAGCTACAAGCAGATCCGCCTGCTCGAGACGATCGACACGATCCCGAAGAGCGCGTCGGGCAAGATCCTGCGCCGCGAGCTTCGCGACCGGGAGAACTGA
- a CDS encoding MFS transporter → MRNRLRPAAHAIAHPVQSLDSITGGGPIYPLLILFGLNAVDELDRTAFSVLLPEIREEFGLNLTGVLGIVAAVGAAALVLQVPIAQLADRGSRTRLTLLGAAVWAIFSFVTGLAWVLWALAVARAGSGIGKAVVDPTHNSLIADYYAPDHRNKVFAFHRSANVLGQIVGPIVAGLIAFQFGWRWPFIIFAVPTLILVVVGLRMKEPVRGAHERRAMGASEDAIATEEEAPSYAEAWRMMWKIESLKRIWFALPFLAASLIGFGTFASLLYDEVFGFDERARGVLAAAVEPAGLIGLVIGARIGTRLMARDPGLVLRFLAVTAFFNAGVMVIFASAPVWWVATGAAAVASLVNAMFVPTIFAVLSMAIPPRARALGFSIGSLWILPGLVVLPLIGAIGDSWGIRWGMGMMAPVYLIGGLVISTAGIVIKDDIAQVWQTAAARAEVATERRAGRSKLLLVRGLNVSYGDVQILFDIDFEVEEGEIVALLGTNGAGKSTLLKSISGLVEADRGAIMFDGREMTFAPPNEVAQRGVIQVAGGQGVFPSLTVQENLDVAGWLHRRDREGLIAEYERVYGMFPALDQRREEPAANLSGGQQQMLAIGMALLGRPRLLMVDELSLGLAPVIVEQLLPVLRQLADEGVTIILVDQSVNVALTIAETAYFMEKGEIRFHGPTAELLDRPDVLRSVFLEGAGAAVDPAAHAALSKVRPAKVVQPEVERAEVERATFDADEPPILETVDLMKRFGGIRAVDDVVLRVRPGEIIGLIGPNGAGKTTLFDVVSGFTPADGGRVFLDGRDITGLAPFQRARLGLGRSFQDARLFPSLTVAEAMAVALEQEIEVRSTLAAMFYLPNVHDAEEKVRLRVDDLIEILGLGAFRHKFLRELSTGSRRIVDLACVVAHAPRVVLLDEPSSGIAQRETEALAPVLTRIRDDLGAAMLVIEHDMPLVSAVADRIIALDQGAVIADGTAEQVLNHPDVVASYLGTNEDVIARSGERRS, encoded by the coding sequence ATGAGAAACCGTCTCCGCCCGGCCGCGCACGCCATTGCCCACCCGGTCCAGTCACTCGACTCGATCACGGGCGGTGGGCCGATCTACCCGCTGCTCATCCTGTTCGGCCTCAACGCGGTCGACGAACTCGACCGGACGGCATTCAGCGTCCTACTGCCCGAGATCCGGGAGGAATTCGGGCTCAACCTGACCGGGGTTCTCGGCATCGTCGCCGCCGTCGGCGCCGCCGCCCTCGTCCTTCAGGTACCGATCGCCCAGCTCGCCGACCGGGGCTCACGCACCCGGCTCACGCTCCTCGGTGCCGCCGTCTGGGCGATCTTCTCGTTCGTCACCGGCCTCGCCTGGGTCCTCTGGGCCCTGGCCGTCGCCCGGGCCGGATCCGGCATCGGCAAGGCGGTGGTCGATCCGACGCACAACTCCCTGATCGCCGACTACTACGCACCCGACCACCGCAACAAGGTCTTCGCGTTCCACCGGTCGGCCAACGTCCTCGGCCAGATCGTCGGTCCCATCGTCGCCGGACTGATCGCCTTCCAGTTCGGGTGGCGTTGGCCGTTCATCATCTTCGCCGTTCCCACCCTGATCCTGGTGGTCGTCGGCCTCCGCATGAAGGAACCCGTCCGTGGCGCCCACGAGCGACGGGCGATGGGCGCGAGCGAGGATGCCATCGCCACCGAGGAGGAGGCGCCCTCCTACGCCGAGGCGTGGCGGATGATGTGGAAGATCGAGAGCCTGAAGCGCATCTGGTTCGCCCTCCCCTTCCTGGCCGCCTCGCTGATCGGGTTCGGCACCTTCGCCTCGCTGCTCTACGACGAGGTCTTCGGCTTCGACGAGCGGGCCCGCGGCGTGCTCGCGGCGGCCGTGGAGCCGGCCGGGCTGATCGGTCTCGTCATCGGCGCCCGCATCGGCACCCGGCTGATGGCTCGCGACCCGGGACTGGTGCTGCGGTTCCTCGCCGTCACCGCCTTCTTCAACGCCGGCGTCATGGTGATCTTCGCCAGCGCCCCGGTCTGGTGGGTGGCCACCGGCGCTGCGGCCGTCGCCTCGCTGGTGAACGCCATGTTCGTCCCGACGATCTTCGCGGTGCTGTCGATGGCCATTCCGCCCCGGGCCCGCGCCCTCGGCTTCTCGATCGGATCACTCTGGATCCTTCCGGGCCTCGTCGTCCTCCCCCTGATCGGGGCGATCGGCGATTCGTGGGGCATCCGCTGGGGCATGGGGATGATGGCGCCCGTCTACCTCATCGGCGGCCTGGTCATCTCCACGGCGGGCATCGTGATCAAGGACGACATCGCCCAGGTCTGGCAGACGGCCGCCGCCCGGGCCGAGGTCGCCACCGAGCGGCGAGCGGGACGCAGCAAGCTGCTGCTCGTGCGCGGGCTCAACGTGTCGTACGGCGACGTGCAGATCCTCTTCGACATCGACTTCGAGGTGGAGGAGGGTGAGATCGTCGCACTCCTCGGCACGAACGGCGCCGGCAAGTCCACGCTCCTGAAGTCGATCTCCGGACTGGTCGAGGCCGACCGTGGCGCCATCATGTTCGACGGTCGCGAGATGACCTTCGCTCCGCCCAACGAAGTGGCCCAACGGGGGGTGATCCAGGTCGCGGGCGGGCAGGGTGTCTTCCCGTCGCTCACCGTGCAGGAGAACCTCGACGTCGCCGGCTGGCTGCACCGACGAGACCGCGAAGGACTGATCGCCGAGTACGAGCGGGTCTACGGGATGTTCCCGGCGCTCGACCAGCGGCGCGAGGAACCGGCGGCGAATCTCTCGGGTGGGCAGCAGCAGATGCTGGCGATCGGCATGGCCCTGCTCGGACGGCCCCGTCTGCTGATGGTCGACGAGCTGTCGCTCGGCCTCGCGCCCGTGATCGTCGAACAACTCCTTCCCGTCCTGCGGCAACTGGCCGACGAGGGCGTGACCATCATCCTGGTCGACCAGTCGGTCAACGTGGCGCTGACGATCGCCGAGACCGCCTACTTCATGGAGAAGGGCGAGATCCGCTTCCACGGGCCCACGGCCGAGCTCCTCGACCGGCCCGACGTGCTCCGGTCGGTGTTCCTCGAAGGTGCCGGTGCGGCCGTCGACCCTGCGGCCCACGCGGCGCTGTCGAAGGTCCGGCCCGCGAAGGTCGTGCAACCGGAGGTCGAGCGCGCGGAAGTCGAGCGAGCGACCTTCGACGCCGACGAACCCCCCATCCTCGAGACCGTCGACCTGATGAAACGGTTTGGCGGTATCCGGGCGGTCGACGACGTCGTGCTCCGGGTGCGACCGGGAGAGATCATCGGTCTCATCGGGCCGAACGGTGCAGGCAAGACGACCCTCTTCGACGTGGTCAGTGGCTTCACCCCGGCCGACGGCGGACGTGTGTTCCTCGACGGCCGCGACATCACCGGGCTGGCGCCCTTCCAGCGGGCCCGTCTGGGTCTCGGTCGATCGTTCCAGGACGCCCGCCTGTTCCCGTCGCTGACCGTGGCGGAGGCCATGGCGGTGGCCCTCGAACAGGAGATCGAGGTCCGCAGCACGCTCGCCGCGATGTTCTACCTCCCCAACGTCCACGATGCCGAGGAGAAGGTCAGGCTGCGCGTCGACGACCTGATCGAGATCCTCGGGCTCGGCGCCTTCCGGCACAAGTTCCTGCGGGAACTGTCGACGGGCTCACGCCGCATCGTCGACCTCGCGTGCGTCGTGGCCCACGCGCCGCGGGTGGTGCTGCTCGACGAACCCTCCAGCGGCATCGCGCAACGCGAGACCGAGGCCCTCGCCCCTGTTCTCACCCGCATCCGCGACGATCTCGGCGCCGCGATGCTCGTGATCGAGCACGACATGCCGCTCGTCTCCGCCGTCGCCGACCGCATCATCGCGCTCGACCAGGGGGCCGTCATCGCCGACGGCACGGCCGAGCAGGTGCTCAATCATCCCGATGTAGTGGCGTCATACCTCGGAACGAACGAGGATGTCATCGCCCGTTCGGGGGAACGGCGCAGTTGA